A stretch of Sphingorhabdus sp. YGSMI21 DNA encodes these proteins:
- a CDS encoding DUF1330 domain-containing protein, with product MAAYVLVVTGAISDPTLMNQYKEQARELLAEQGVSFMAGPAVAESLEGSPPNGAVIIRFKTLKQAQDWYRSDEYQKLAPMRLSASSSTAFILEGP from the coding sequence ATGGCGGCTTACGTCTTAGTTGTGACAGGTGCGATTTCGGATCCGACGCTGATGAACCAGTATAAGGAGCAGGCAAGAGAACTCCTTGCGGAGCAGGGCGTTTCTTTCATGGCCGGGCCGGCTGTGGCCGAATCACTGGAAGGATCGCCTCCAAACGGGGCGGTCATAATCCGGTTTAAAACCCTCAAGCAGGCTCAGGACTGGTATCGGTCCGACGAATATCAGAAACTGGCCCCCATGAGGCTTTCAGCCTCCTCCAGCACGGCGTTTATCCTTGAGGGACCCTAG
- a CDS encoding IclR family transcriptional regulator C-terminal domain-containing protein, giving the protein MVRLGLAAIARLDSVRIATEHLESVLVEMKTTGLLSVWGDYGPTVIRWIDGGMPLFTSLHTGSVLPLQTSSTGILFLAHCSREQTRERIEKERAEGIVVDDVELAALIDEARRIGFARSYGAVVPGLSAASVPVLDSQDRLVATMSVLARSEQKAFFSKAKIERMIEVAQSASRAIGWRG; this is encoded by the coding sequence ATGGTACGCTTGGGTTTGGCGGCGATAGCACGGCTCGACTCTGTACGGATAGCTACCGAGCATTTGGAAAGTGTTCTGGTAGAGATGAAAACCACAGGCTTGCTGTCCGTGTGGGGAGATTACGGGCCAACGGTCATTCGCTGGATTGATGGCGGAATGCCGCTGTTCACCTCGTTGCACACAGGATCGGTCTTACCATTGCAGACGTCATCGACCGGAATTCTCTTCCTAGCTCATTGTTCCCGTGAACAGACTAGGGAGCGGATCGAAAAAGAGCGTGCTGAGGGGATTGTCGTCGATGACGTCGAACTTGCCGCCCTGATTGACGAGGCAAGGCGGATTGGTTTCGCGCGTAGCTACGGGGCCGTCGTGCCGGGCTTATCGGCGGCGTCAGTGCCAGTCCTGGATTCGCAAGATCGCTTGGTCGCGACGATGAGTGTCCTGGCCCGTTCAGAACAGAAGGCGTTTTTCAGCAAGGCCAAGATTGAGAGGATGATCGAAGTAGCGCAGAGCGCAAGTAGAGCGATCGGCTGGCGGGGCTAG
- a CDS encoding IS110 family transposase translates to MNNTNIAVLGVDLGKNICSLAGFDISGQLIFRKRMRPDTIPKFTERLSTCIVAMEACCGAHHLGRLIARQGHEIRLMSPEYVRPYVKAQKNDERDAEAIAEAASRPTMRFVELKSAEQLDMQTLHRSRSRLVGTRTMLINQMRAILLERGLRFPQGRRKLELAIDAMLGEPATGISQRIFELIADMRDEWRELDGRIAILDREFAQCVRSDPDTQRLTSVPGIGPLTATALVAAIGNASSFTRARDLSAWLGLVPKQRTTGGKPKLLGISRRGNIYLRTLFIHGARAALPWLAKSETQLGFWLRGLLARSHRNTAVVALANKLVRIAWATLRHQEAYRNAPAKSVA, encoded by the coding sequence ATGAACAACACTAACATTGCTGTTTTGGGCGTGGATCTAGGCAAGAACATTTGCAGCCTCGCCGGTTTCGATATCAGCGGACAGTTAATATTCCGCAAGCGCATGCGGCCCGATACGATTCCAAAATTTACAGAGCGACTCTCAACATGCATCGTTGCAATGGAGGCCTGTTGCGGTGCTCATCATCTGGGCCGTTTAATTGCCCGGCAAGGACACGAGATCCGACTGATGTCGCCGGAATACGTGCGGCCATATGTTAAAGCTCAGAAGAACGATGAACGCGATGCCGAAGCTATTGCTGAAGCTGCTTCGCGCCCGACAATGCGCTTTGTTGAACTTAAGAGCGCCGAACAGCTCGACATGCAGACGCTGCACCGTTCGCGTTCACGGCTTGTGGGTACACGCACGATGCTAATAAATCAGATGCGAGCCATTCTGTTAGAGCGGGGGCTCAGATTTCCGCAAGGCAGGCGCAAGCTTGAGCTGGCGATTGATGCGATGCTGGGCGAACCGGCTACCGGCATCAGTCAAAGAATATTCGAACTAATAGCGGATATGCGAGATGAATGGAGAGAACTCGATGGCCGTATTGCCATTCTGGACCGTGAGTTTGCTCAATGTGTCCGGTCAGATCCGGATACTCAGCGCCTGACTTCTGTTCCGGGTATCGGACCGTTGACAGCAACAGCACTGGTTGCAGCGATTGGCAATGCCAGTTCTTTTACGCGTGCCCGTGATCTTAGCGCATGGCTTGGCCTCGTTCCAAAACAACGAACCACCGGCGGCAAGCCTAAGCTTCTGGGCATAAGCAGGCGGGGTAACATCTATTTGCGAACACTGTTTATCCACGGTGCGCGAGCTGCTTTACCGTGGCTGGCGAAAAGCGAGACCCAATTGGGCTTTTGGTTGCGCGGGCTGCTTGCCCGGTCTCACCGCAACACTGCAGTTGTAGCGCTTGCCAACAAACTGGTGCGTATCGCGTGGGCAACCTTGCGTCACCAAGAAGCATATCGGAATGCGCCCGCCAAATCTGTGGCATAA